GTCGTCTGGTAACTGCAAATATAAACAAAAGTTAACTATGGCATTGGATctgttggtcaaaccaatttgtcagtcagtaagaaccaggaaaactatactcatccttttattttgggtgctagtactagtgtaagacaaagatagtatgattctcgaGACCACGTTGgaagtgttgcctccctgtcacacttacgtgaaaatttacaagttattattatctccttgtatctccttggatatcacgggcctataatcccggctttttgataggcttgcgtggggacacagatccaacacgtagaggccccttggagagcttttatgtcatgtagaacgcctgctggaacccgttcacaggtgctacaatagacacccatgaaccggtctcagcaggcattgggactattgtagaaaaagagaacagtataccggtctatggattgaagtttgggtggactatgagactgggttattacaaagacgtacggacacctgccataacaatgttcacacaagttatcgaggcaggtggtgacttgccgcgcactagatgggcccctgaaactgccgtcgcgaagacgaccaggagcaacatcggtgtgagcggctcagggatgtggagaggtgtgcgccgctttctacccagtggctgttagcagccactgtgccaactcgcgtcttatgcatctttcacttccacccctggagcatatagctctagctctccttgttattattattattatagccttTTCTTCCATATCCTTTTTAGTTTAGCTATGTATTTTTGAAGTACatacttgttttatttatttatatggatCCCTCTctgggtgaaggcctcctccagtcttttccatctttctctgtcttctcctgtttttttaatttacaaaaGTTACGCAATCCGAAATTCGCTAATTGCGGGTATCTTTTTctatcactctaattacgccttaattggagtaaaagagaaagatgcccgatATTTGCGAACGTCTGTATTGGCAGTAGGCCCGCAGTACCTGGCAGTCGTTAGCAGCAGCATCCTCCTCCGCATCCGGGGCAGCCGCCGGTCGTAGGACAACACCCATAAGAGTAGAGGCAATACCCTCCGCCCTGGGGTCCTCCCACGAAACCTCCATAATACACGGGCATCCCGAATATCCTTCACCGCCTGCTAAAATTaattagaattaaaaaaaatgttttaagcaGAACCAGGACATCAAGACATTAAGCAGTGCGATTTTTGATTTCGTTATTCTATTTTTTCGGAAATTAAATGCCAATTGTGATATGACAGAACTGAAGAATATTTCAAAATAATCTATGATAAATTAAAATGCCAGttacaagtatagtttgtcaaaagactgtctcatttcaatcatagactgagataatcatactatctttgtcttacactagtagtagcacccaaaagaaaaggatgagtaggtatagttttcctggttcttactgactgacaaattggtttgaccaactatagaatTCATGATAAACATGAATCTAATAGGCATGAGGGGTGGAGCGATAAACCCCTTTCCACTTACAACGACTTTTAATTGCACTCGACACACATATAGCTGgagcatagaaggtaggatcgtatagaagtggtatacgcgtgcctccgtgagggacaaaactagtgtccgaccgaaggttcggtttcggtttcggccagtttcggccaaaaaatcatgtttcggctgtagtttcggtttcggccaaaaaacggccgaacctttcggccgggccgaaacttacgaaatggtacttcggacaaagaccaaaagttggggaataagtaggagaacaatattaatacctacatatatatactgattcattgataggtacagaaattaattggtttattataaaacacaattccactaatgagggcgccactggacagtcgacgcagtcttaagaggctgtcaatacctatagcgcgcacactgtctaaattgtattggagtgaatgagatagcactgtcgcacgtagccgttggccgagtaccagctcggcccgagtcgaacgatgtctttttcgctcttgtTCAtgcactcacttattcagtcattttcctatctatagtttgtcaaaagactttcaatcatagacagagagaatcatactatctttgtcttagactagcacccaaaagaaaaggatgagtatagatttcctggttcttactgactgacaaattggtttgaccaactatacctctaatggcaaattttaagcgaggctaaaggatacgctcaactagtgccgcaatgttgattttctcaatagttaatattttgcgaggctgaacagctgtatattgattaaaacgaagaaaaaaacctttaaatgtgtccccagtacagtttttcatacgaatgctcgaccgtagcctcactttttacctcaatttaccattggtttgtgttccacatgtcctctacttcagcttcgcctttggcctcgctgcgccatgctcggcctgcggtctcgctttttaatacaatggacattggttggagtctgtgctcaactacttatcctgaagcctgaagcacggctttgacttcgcatgaaagttcgcctcactggggcacttcggacttttaggcccaggtgaagatcggtacccggccttacgaaattgttaacaaaaaatttcgcgctcgctgcgctcgcgtttttggtttcgttttttggttgaccctgtatctacatgttagcttgactggtgaattaatagagttagaccaagaaaattctgcaatgattttgatagcatacgcagtgctactagtgcgaatgttatttatacgttataatttcatagaagttttgacgtttaaaataacacttgcacttgcactacgtgtgttatcaaaatcgttgcagaattatcttagtctaactctagtaattttcttaaaaaactgcttaagtaacatcaatttcaaggacattgggtgttgaaagccccataatatgtgtgtaaaagcggttttatgtcattttttcaacgattttaacaagtctactaaagtttcggtttcggtttcggccgaaactagagccaaagccgaacattcggtttcggtttcggtttcggcaaaaaaacatgtttcggtcggacactagacaaaacatacgcaaatgcaacactgtgattggtcgaattcatttgttgcccaccataatccatactaaaaaaaaggcGGGCAACCAATAAAATGTGagtgtgacaaggacaaactataatagcgctttcgcggctactcctactgaaagatacataagactatcccgttcgctcATTTCCCCCCACCCATCATGCCTTATCCAGTTAAAATAGTAGATTCATGAGCTGGAGTTACTCGCGTATGCGTATGAAGCTTTCataaaataaacgaaataatttttggaaatttataGATACCTTACAATTTTCAAAAGCgagcattttatttttataattcgtGGTAGCACTAgcaccttagaggatataaccaatgttaattactccgagactaGCACGGTACTTTAATATCGATATCGATTCGAGTTTTTGGTACGTGTACATCTCTAGTAAATGTCaccaaaatgtttttatttatagtcTGTGGTAGCATTTTAGCACCACGCACTGTACTTGTCAAAGTCAAATGTGATTCGAAAACCCAACGGACGAaacaaaacgtttataaaagtTTAGTATTTAAATTTGTGTTCGAGTCTGCAATCATGAGTTGCAAAGCGAATTCTACGTCTAAATCAATAAAATTCCAACCGATGCCCATGGCGGCATTGATTGCTAATTTGAAGACGCTGCCATTGACGTTAAACAGACGCGACTCGAGTGATTCTTCGGACGACAGTAGTAGTTCATTTGATTTGTACTCAAAGAAGACCCAATCAAAGACAGTACCCACGGACTCTAAGAGTAGTGTTAAAGTTCCTTTGTCTGAGAATCGCAGCGCAGTGAAAGCTCCCGTCGAGAAAAAGACAGAAAGTACACCGATTCAAGCGGAGAGAGCTAGTAACAAGGAGAACGTCTCTCGGTCTAGCAAGGCGTACAGGTTCCCTGGCGTGGACGTGCTGCCGACGATCGAGGCTTCCACGTCGCAGCCGGTGACCGTAGAGAGCCTTCAGAATGCTCAAAAACATGCTCCGGTTGTTGAGAAGAAGGAAAGTGCCCGGTGTAAGTGATGTTATGTGTTATTAGTTTTAAACTCTGTTATATTTCTTGACAAATGTTTGTGTTGCGCTTATGTTATAAATAGAGTCTGCCTACGCTAACTTTGCAGCGATATGAACAGAATAAAGTGAGTGTCATTGAAAATGTCatacttttatataaatttgacattaatgatggcTCGAGCACACTTTTGTCATTACAAATGCCCTGCAGAGTTCGCTTGGCTCTACTAATTTGTTCAATTGACATTGACAATTGATAAACTATATAGTACCTTTGCCTGATGTTATTAAGTATTCTTGTGACCGGAATACTTAGACTGATTTATTCACAGAATCATAGGCTACTTATAGCTAAATCATAACTGCTAACGAATGTCCCCAACAAACAATTTAGTCGTATAACAAGTAGCTATATGACTCGAAGTACTATAAAGGTAGCATAACAGTCGTCATTTTGACTAATGGTGCATTATGCAACTAAATAGTCGGATAAACTTATTGTCGTGTAGCAAGGTCGAATAAATgtttattctaccattttatacAACTAAATAGTCAGTGAAACTTATAGTCATATAGCAAGGTCAaataaacgtttattctaccattttatacAACTAATAGTCGGTAAACTTATTGTCGTATAGCAAGGtcgaataaacgtttattctaccattttatacGACAGTCGTATAGTAGGTATCACGACGACTCCTATAAAACTTTCTTACACGACAGTTGGTCGCATAGAGGTCCTCATTATTATGGTCGTAATAATGTCGTAGTCACGACAATTTTGTGGTATGAATGTCCATTATGCGACTTTTAAACTACTAATAGTTGCTTACACGTCGTAAAAGTGTTCTTTTTTAGGACAGTCGACTAACTGTTATTATGGCGATCGCTATCCATATTTAAGTAGCAAAAGTGCTATTATACTACCGCTATTTAACCAACAGTCGAATAGATGTGGTAAAATTAACTTTTATACAACTTTTGTAAAGCTATGGCGACCATTCCAATTCAAACGTGTAGATTATAGAACCTCAAGTTGTATAACTGTCGCATAAGGCATCTGCTTAATAATTtgttaatcaaaataattaaataagtaaggATTTTAAAAGGGCATCAACAATTAGTTATAAACTTATATAGCAATCATCAGTAAATTTAACTGCGCAGTAGTTTACAGATATTATATACACTTTTGTCTCCTATTTCATAAACcaccaacttaaaaaaaatggctACTTATACCTTCTTTCAAAGATACAAATTCATACCACTTGCTGTTAATATTGGTGTCATTTTTGACACAAGCCGACGCGGAACTTGCGTTGAGAAATAAGCTATTTATACGACCTTTAAGCGGCGATAACTCAACTTAAAGTCATATAAATATCGTAATTATCACCACTACTCTTCCTTAAGTCGAATAAGCGTCGTAGTAGTTACTATTTATACGACGAAGTGTCGAATCGGCGACGCATATACGACGACTATGCaactaaataggtattttcacGACCATTACTCAACATTTTTACGACTTTAAGTCGAATAAGCTGCGCCCAAATCGCGTCGTATAAACGTATATACGACGTTTATACGACCATAAAATTTGGTCGTAtaaacctaaattttgcctcaaATTGTTAGTTGGGTCTAATCTAGTGTTTCTTATTTGAATCAGTGCCTTTGATATGTCACGAAGAACGCTGTCACTTTATCGGCATGATTCAGATAAGGTCTGGAATACTTTGGTAtggttattaataaattattaaaagggCTGCTATCACCTATGTTTGGGCTGCGATACCAACTTGTTTCATACCTTACTGCCATTGTACATTTTGGAGTATTGAAAATGTaatttgaaataattaaaatagcTATACAATAGATGTTAGCGaaattttaatacatttataGTTTCATAAACCTGATTCTGAATTTGAATCCaattttgaataatttaataattaatatgacaCTTTTACCTTGACAGGTCTTTTCCCAGAACCAGCCAAAGACCCACCTCAATCAATGGCACCACCTACACCAAGGGAGGTCGCACCGTTCTGTGTAATAGTACACCCACCCACCGAAGTCTTAGCTGACTCTCACCCATCCTCCACCCAGCTACCGACGCCGACACAACCTACCCTACAGACACAGCAGACACAAGGGACACAGCTGACACATCAGGCACAAGGGATACAGCCGACACATCAGGCACAAGGGATACAGCCGACACATCAGGCACAAGGGACACAGCCGACACATCAGACACAAACACCGTCCGTGGCAGCGACACCATCACAGCCCGCAGGCCCGAAAAACTCTGCCAAAATACAGTTTAAGACAATTAATATAAAAGGAAAAAAGTATATGGTCATTAAGAAACTTGGTATGGGAGGGTCCAGTGAGGTGTTTAAGGTGAGTTCAAGTAGAAATGATGCTTCATGTATACCATCTTCTAAAtgagtggtgggcaaagtacggtcCGCGGGCCAGGTCCCGCCCGCAAAAGGATTTTAtctggcccgccgccggtcatttaaaaaaatgtataatatggccagcaatataataaaaatgcattttcgctgtaaatctggccctcctctgaaattccttcaagttttggcccctcatgaagaaagtttgcccaccactgttcTCTAATATATGAAATCCTAAGCCTTAAGCCTTGAGCTGCAGGGGAAAGGGATTTTACGAAATGTTAAATTAACATGTTAATTTAATGCTTTATATTGCGTTTCAATATGCAAAtaagttataatatttgcgtACATCGTTACACCacacgattaaataaataaataataatttaaataaaatatgtacattttaataACTTTATAAATTGTCTAGTAGCTCTCAGTTGTCTATGTAGCGTACCTATCTTCTTAAGTATTTTAGGGGCGTTCCAGGAGAATGTCGTTTACGGAATGCTTTTGCCTTGTATGGCAGCTACTTCAATCAAATGTGGAATGCTCGAGAATATACCAAGCTAAGCAAGCAATTGTTAGTCAAGTCATGAAACTCATGAAATATTACCGAATATCGCTTTTTCACCATTTTCAGAATTGATAGAAGAATGACGTCTCGTAAGCGACATTATCGTGGAATGCCTCTTTACCTGTTAGTAGAATAaggatttattaaaattatacatttatgtCAGGTATTAGAAATCAGCACATCACACGAGTATGCAGTGAAATGCGTGGACCTAGCGACGGACCGCGAGATGGCGCAAGGCTACCTGAATGAGGTGAAGGTGCTGCGAAACCTGCAGAAGAGCGACCGAGTCATCAAGTTATACGAGTAGTGAGTATCATACACACATATCTGCCGAGTGCCGACTGATCTTGAAGAAAGTAAACATAGAAAACCAtgtttttatttctttctaTTCCTTTTGGAGCTGTCATTTAACTTACCGTgtagataaaataatatttaatttataaaattactacGTGCGATCGTATTAGGGGcggtccataaattacgtcatcgatttttgaccccctcccctaaaatcatccaaaaatcatgcttcgaatgaccccgtttcctcctacgtcatgctatcatcatccgatgtccagaccccccccctaatttgaaatgacgtaatttatgaatagccccaataGATATAATGTGTTGACATgtaaaatacttatacatatattatcaaTATAAGTTTGTTTGATTAATTGTCAGTAGTGTAGGTCAAATCTTCTAAGCTAAATTAGAATCATTTTCAAACATTCTTTTGGGCCCAAATTTTTCTTGTTTGACAAAGTAATATTACTCTAACATTGAGCAGATTTATTTGAAGACCAAAGGTTTCCATATGAactgtgatagaacaacgcaATTTCACTTCTACTTCCATAATATAACTATAGAAAGCTAGGTATAGCTGGCGCTCTCGGCTCGGCGATAACAGATTGTACAAACATTTATTACCTTAATACAAATTGGTTATTCAGCAAAAATAATACAGTCTGATGAGTAACATCaaaaagattaaaaactaaaattaagaacaactaatctaaattaaaataaatccaaAAAAGGGCCCCTGCGAcattgtgccaaagatgctggcagcattccctcgctgaatggcaataGTAATGCGTTGtgagagaaagctgccagctctctggtcaccgGTAGTATCAGCCAGCTTTTTTGACAGTTCTTTAAAAAGAACATGAGCGCTTGGACCCCACGGCCCCAGTGTCTCGACACCGAATGCCACAAAAtggtattaattaataaaaatcatgtCGTGTTTGTACGTTTCAGTGAATACGATCGTGCGAACAGCTACCTCCGGCTGGTTATGGAGGCAGGAGAGACGGACCTGGCGTGCTTCCTGCGCGCGCACCGCGTCGGCGCGCCGCCCGCGCTCGTGCTGCACTACTGGGAGGAGATGCTGCGCGCCGTGCAGCAGATACACCAGCACGGTATGACCAACATTTTGGTTCGCAGAGTAACGTGagagtcaggatggcgggtgtacctagataaaaataaacaaaaagcataccatattttagtacctaatttgtactatttggtacctcctttaaaaaaattagtacctcacggtatttaaagttattaccaaaaaacattacacccgccattctgacagtcagaatggcgggtgtattttattacgcaatgatcccgcgattattgataaattctataaaagccaaattttagtacctgtttagtactttcatattcaattataatttgagccattttatttgcggtttccgagttttactcattttacattttacattgCTAGTACAATTTTGCAGGCGCTTCAATTTTTCAccgtatcgatttcgtttttaagaaaaaacgctacgctacaactattgttattacgcctggatttagtaccttttaagtttaatttgttaccttttcacgtttaatctgttaagttcaattaactatgaaaattacgtCTTACAAATGGCCAGGCGCGATGTCAAAAAATTctactataataataattattattaggattctctgcctctggcttgccttagccggccggccagagtggagtcgttagagctataagctccaggggtggaagtgaaatatgcataagacgcgagttggcacagtggctgttaacagccactgggtagaaagcggcgcacacctctcgacacccctgagccgctcacaccggtgttgcccttgagccatcctagatgtcgctttttgtgggggcccatcttgtgagggcgagtcaccgtctgccggaaataaaattgcataccgttttattaggcaggcgtccggttttttaccccatagctcagttcctagtccatcgctttcacccaataacctagttcattttagattccatcaactctcaatagtccttacaccctggcgggtgctgcctctgcgtgcgtcccatgacacgggcaagggcagcctccgctcggtgtaccccttacatttcattaaagtgtcaaaagggcctctacgtgttggcttcggctccgcgcacgcctacccaaaggtccggaacaccattgttccgtgatgggaaagacataattattattattatcaaataaataaaacccgcaaattatgtctgtttgtAGGTATATTAGTGTGATGAATATACTTCTTTGTGGGATCCCGTTAATTTTGCTAAGAATACATAGGTACGAATGAAATACATACCTTTTACaagcaaaaatttcatttaacTATTACATGATGTTTTTCTATCCGTTCTATCGTCTTGGTATAGTTTTTCTTCTGACAAGGTCGCTGTGTCTGAGTATGAATATGGCACGGAAAGCGAGCCCaacagggaatattacgcaaaacggGGGGTAAGGTCAATGAGGGCATTTCCGTCATAGTTTTTATAAGTTCACTTTGGTCGGTCATAACTATGATGATATTTACTAAACCTTATCACTGTAATAgattaagcatttatttaactatataaaGGTACTCATATTAAACTCCTAGTACTGctggttatttaaatatgtttttttttaaagacatgtcAGTTGACGGATTTTCCCTAGGGTTTAGGGCATTTCCGCCAATCAACGATTTTTATTGTATCGTTACGTATTACAAACATGTAGGTACGTCAAGTGAACACAAATACCACTATACCCTTAATCGAAACTAAACCTTAGTGAACTCAATTTAAGGTtaattttagattttattgCCAACACATtgccaaatatattttttggggCAAATCCGTcctatttttaaagtttaaacagtttaaaaataatatctacttactttttaattttaaataatacagcaCAGATATCTTAGGTTGGTCTACGAAAGCTACCACGCATTTATATGAGAAATTTGACAATTCAGTAAAAATCTCGCATCACTGCATATTAGTGTTTGcctgaataaaaaataaagaaagagTTGTACTTACTTAATGATATATATGAGTATATGAGTTATACTTACCTAAGTGAGAAAATCAAAAAAGGTTGGCAATATATGAAATAGGGAAATACCGGCACATGACGATTTTTCCCGTTTCGTAATTGACGGATTTGTCCACTCGCTAATTTTGTAAACACAAATTTTAACCACCCATAGTTTCTCACCAAGAGCTTATAGTGTAAAATGGATAAAAATACCGATAAACATGCATATCGaacaatacatataataaatggcgtgcatgcgattttaattacattgcggactgttggttacatccaattcaaccgaccgatcaaaaaccgcaatgtaatgaaactcgcatgcgagttctcgcatcgtctaagtAAGCCATTATTAAGGCCtaaccaggcgtggctcgccccgcgatttcgtcgctttgctacaggtagctaaaagtacatccgttccaccccaattttggggaaagccataagccgcgcgtggcgctgtcgccacctagcggccatatctgtgctgatcttaacagatgcgttttgttagagagtgagtcttctgtacagtcagccaagaaagtgactctatcatctgattgataagggtcgaaaagtggtagaccactttctttgCTGAccgtacctagtactattatttattctgtggcctaACTTACATCGGCTCATCCCAACTTCACAAATGTAAATTATGTAAATTTATTTCGCATGTTAGTATGTAAGGAAATAATTCAAGTTTTTGTACGCCATCAGGCagggtgggcaaagtacggcccgcgggccaagtccggcccgcgaaaggatttatctggcccgccgccggtcatttaaaaaaatgtatatggccagcaatataataaaaataaatgtttgctgtaaatctggccctcctctgaaattccttcaagttttggccccccatgaagaaagtttgcccaccactggtatagtgctacaaatatttatttaccgcCACTGTAATCAGTTTGACATATACTcacaaataaaaacactttGACTTTGACAAAACAGAGCAGCACACTTGGCTCGATATCAAGTTCGGAACGCACCTTAACTTTAATGgcgttttttttcatttactggCGACTGAGCGCTATCTGTATTTGACTACTGGTCTGGTATTAACTATGCTCTCTGCTTTGTCGATCGAGTCAGCAAGTGCATACTGGGCTATAACCGTGAAAATCGGagttcgtcaattgcgggcatttttctctgtcactctaattacgtttTAAagagagtaaaagagaaagatcatcgcaatttgcgaattttggttttcgcggtaggcccgctGTTGttagtaagtatattatatctatggatgTTAGAATAGCCGCAAATGTTGTTGGACGGATTTACTTCTCTGACGGATTTTGGCCACACTGATcttaatagtttttgtttttcaCATTTTCTTTCAAAAGTAAATTCTTTTTCactgtgaaaaaaaaatgttttgtaatgttcaattcgagcgctttcaaatgatatccCAGATCCCAGTCGACCTAGTAACTAGACTTGTAATTTTTGCCCCCTCTTTATATTGGGCATtttccataattattaaaaattaataaacaaataatcattccaaatttcaaatcgatagcttcagtagttctcgagatatttagcgatgtgacagacggacggacagacggacagttccttttgtacctttttggtacggaaccctaaaaaggacatcaacgggatcccacaaagaagtatattcatcacactaatataccgacaaacagacataatttgcgggttttattttattaaataatcaccatatacttaagagtaggtattaggtacacaaTTACAACCACAATGAAGAGCAGAATTTTTTCATAGCAAGAATTCTTTGACATGGCGCCTGGCCATTTGTAAGacgtaattttcatagttaaatgaacttaacagattaaacgtgaaaaggtaacaaattaaacttaaaaggtactaaatcctggcgtgataacaatagttgtagcgtagcgttttttcttaaaaacgaaatcgatacggTGAAAAATTGAAGCGCCTGCAAAATTATAATAGcaatgtaaaatgtaaaatgagtaaaactcggaaaccacaaataaaGTGGCTCAaattataattgaatatgaaagtactaaaaaggtactaaaatttggcttttatagaatttatcaaCAATCGCGGGATaattgcgtaataaaatacactcgccattctgactgtcagaatgttttttggtaataactttaaataccgtgaggtactaatttttttaaaggaggtaccaaatagtacaaattaggtactaaaatatggtatgccttttgtttatttttatctaggtacacccgccatcctgactctCACAGAGTACCGGATGTACAGAACGAattttctcaaatgatttttacgCCTAAGACCCGAATCTGCTAAACAAAAGCCATTGTTTCTTTTGTGCAAGCGGTCAGCTCGCGTGTATAGCGCGTGCCAAAGCAacaatgtcgtttaaaaagcggCTGTATCATGTTGGTTTTAAGGTTCATGCAACCCGTAATGGGGAACGATCGGGCATACGAAAGCGTTCTGCCCAAGCTGAAACAAAGATGTTTCACCCGCACTTCGCGTTCGCTCATTCA
Above is a window of Cydia splendana chromosome Z, ilCydSple1.2, whole genome shotgun sequence DNA encoding:
- the LOC134805019 gene encoding dual specificity protein kinase Ttk-like, translated to MSCKANSTSKSIKFQPMPMAALIANLKTLPLTLNRRDSSDSSDDSSSSFDLYSKKTQSKTVPTDSKSSVKVPLSENRSAVKAPVEKKTESTPIQAERASNKENVSRSSKAYRFPGVDVLPTIEASTSQPVTVESLQNAQKHAPVVEKKESARCLFPEPAKDPPQSMAPPTPREVAPFCVIVHPPTEVLADSHPSSTQLPTPTQPTLQTQQTQGTQLTHQAQGIQPTHQAQGIQPTHQAQGTQPTHQTQTPSVAATPSQPAGPKNSAKIQFKTINIKGKKYMVIKKLGMGGSSEVFKVLEISTSHEYAVKCVDLATDREMAQGYLNEVKVLRNLQKSDRVIKLYEYEYDRANSYLRLVMEAGETDLACFLRAHRVGAPPALVLHYWEEMLRAVQQIHQHGIVHADLKPANFLLVSGRLKLIDFGIASAVSGDATSVVRSCGKGTFSYISPEALGGEGDHPFKVSFYSDVWSLGCILYSLIYGHTPFAHLTTMVKLVTIRDPNHTIAYPPVDCILPPSLITALQGCLRYDAHSRPTVTQLLQMRHLQYNTRPLPDTLLDKLRPVVSQEEFALLQKAKVYEE